A single genomic interval of Flavobacteriales bacterium harbors:
- a CDS encoding response regulator transcription factor produces MSASAPTAVLIDDESICITALQAMLTRRHPELVLVGTAADVPSGVALVKDKRPDLLFLDVELGDMTGFDLLKAIAPLRPQVIFTTAHESYAVKAIRFNALDYLLKPIDPEELDDAVNKAVRERGGHAASPDRIAPLLGTLMSDRQLALPDAGGLVVVHLDDILYCTSDNNYTSVHVRGDKRPVVVSRPLSEFDAFLGGQGFVRIHQSHLINRKHIRRYVKGEGGEVIMADGANLPVSRRQKAELMEVLERL; encoded by the coding sequence ATGTCGGCATCCGCCCCCACCGCCGTCCTCATCGACGATGAGTCCATCTGCATCACGGCGCTGCAGGCCATGCTCACGCGCCGGCACCCGGAGCTGGTGCTCGTGGGCACCGCGGCGGACGTGCCTTCCGGCGTGGCCCTGGTGAAGGACAAGCGACCCGACCTGCTCTTTCTGGACGTGGAGCTCGGGGACATGACGGGCTTCGACCTGTTGAAGGCCATCGCCCCCCTGCGGCCGCAGGTGATCTTCACCACGGCCCACGAGAGCTACGCCGTGAAGGCGATCCGCTTCAACGCGCTGGACTATCTGCTGAAGCCCATCGACCCCGAGGAGCTGGACGATGCGGTGAACAAGGCCGTGCGCGAGCGGGGCGGTCATGCCGCATCGCCCGACCGCATCGCGCCGCTGCTGGGCACCCTGATGAGCGACCGCCAGCTGGCGCTGCCCGATGCGGGCGGCCTGGTGGTGGTGCACCTGGACGACATCCTGTACTGCACCAGCGACAACAACTACACCTCGGTGCATGTGCGCGGCGACAAGAGGCCGGTGGTGGTGAGCCGTCCGCTGAGTGAGTTCGACGCCTTCCTGGGCGGGCAGGGCTTCGTGCGCATCCACCAGAGCCACCTCATCAACCGCAAGCACATCCGCCGCTACGTGAAGGGCGAAGGGGGCGAGGTGATCATGGCTGATGGCGCCAACCTGCCCGTGAGCCGGAGGCAGAAGGCCGAGCTGATGGAGGTGTTGGAGCGCTTGTAA
- a CDS encoding histidine kinase, with the protein MNLALNRLQAGAFPVADSLLRLARQEAISLNDSMDLAQTGWMLMNVLSMTGRQDSAISIGREVLRIPPTGSLRPIIELVRLDQAIAYMGNGDVDSADHLFRAGLSSDWVQNNPHIWQSGAVNYAELKTNQGDLAGALDLLLAAETRLAALGDTLQLAVLKMNMGSLLAALHRPEEALVAYADARKYAMVVGMQDISTTSQGLMALLKLKGDLHINSTPALVGEASIRSDLIVLQKALGAARANGNQRFVDLFLTGIGSAFLRLGDLHRARVAVDSALWGARDRRDRSVLREALLVSGDIDVSQGLLREADHAYSEALQICRDVGEKQQTIRTLDRLAHVYEASGRSGSALAAIKEAKDIQLQLFTDSTMNEVARLEARSAFERKQLADSLAHVQQLALERAEAQARIDRQHTRTLAAMGGGAVLLMGGGVAFAMDRRRRQARFAQQAAELEREAARFETQALRSQMNPHFIFNALNSIAGYVQGNDPDRAQSFLARFAKLMRAVLENSRVAEVALARDLEVLRAYMELERVRAQGKFSYTITVAPDVDAEAVLVPPLLAQPFVENAIWHGVAGKQGEGHIAVHVERAEGQLRIRVEDDGVGRAQQRSAVSKEKTSLGTAITRSRLDLVEKQKGAPAGFRYVEVPVGTRVEIHLPLELAA; encoded by the coding sequence ATGAACTTGGCCCTGAACCGTCTCCAAGCGGGCGCCTTCCCGGTTGCGGACAGCCTGCTTCGCCTCGCTCGCCAGGAGGCGATCTCTCTGAACGACAGCATGGATCTGGCCCAGACCGGGTGGATGTTGATGAACGTGCTGAGCATGACCGGTCGTCAGGATTCGGCCATTTCCATCGGCAGAGAGGTATTGCGGATCCCCCCGACCGGATCCCTCAGGCCGATCATCGAACTGGTGCGCCTGGATCAGGCCATAGCCTACATGGGGAACGGGGATGTGGACAGTGCGGACCACCTTTTCCGGGCAGGCCTATCCTCGGACTGGGTGCAGAACAACCCGCATATCTGGCAGTCCGGCGCGGTGAACTATGCCGAACTGAAGACGAACCAAGGAGATCTTGCCGGAGCGTTGGACCTCCTCCTCGCGGCCGAAACGAGGTTGGCCGCCTTGGGCGATACCCTTCAACTCGCGGTCCTGAAGATGAACATGGGCAGCCTGCTTGCCGCTTTGCATCGACCCGAAGAGGCCCTCGTGGCGTATGCGGATGCGCGGAAGTACGCCATGGTCGTGGGCATGCAGGACATCTCCACCACCTCCCAGGGACTGATGGCCCTGCTCAAGTTGAAAGGGGACTTGCACATCAACAGCACGCCGGCCTTGGTTGGCGAAGCATCTATCCGCTCGGACCTGATCGTGTTGCAGAAGGCGCTGGGTGCGGCGCGCGCGAACGGCAATCAGCGCTTTGTGGATCTCTTTCTGACGGGTATTGGATCCGCATTTCTGCGGCTCGGTGACCTCCATCGTGCACGAGTGGCGGTGGATAGTGCACTCTGGGGGGCTCGGGACAGGCGGGATCGGAGTGTGCTTCGGGAAGCACTCCTTGTGTCGGGAGACATCGATGTATCCCAAGGCTTGCTGAGGGAAGCCGACCACGCCTATTCGGAGGCGTTGCAGATATGTCGTGATGTCGGTGAGAAGCAGCAGACCATCCGGACATTGGACCGATTGGCCCACGTGTACGAAGCGTCGGGGCGATCGGGGTCGGCACTTGCGGCCATCAAAGAGGCCAAGGACATCCAGCTCCAGCTCTTCACAGACAGCACCATGAATGAGGTGGCCCGGCTGGAGGCCCGGTCCGCATTCGAGAGGAAACAGCTCGCCGACAGCCTCGCCCACGTCCAGCAGCTCGCCCTGGAGCGCGCCGAGGCCCAGGCCCGCATCGACCGCCAGCACACCCGCACGCTGGCCGCAATGGGCGGAGGAGCCGTGTTGCTCATGGGGGGTGGTGTGGCGTTCGCGATGGACCGCCGCCGCCGGCAGGCCCGCTTCGCGCAGCAGGCCGCCGAGCTGGAGCGCGAGGCCGCCCGCTTCGAGACGCAGGCGCTGCGCAGCCAGATGAACCCGCACTTCATCTTCAACGCGCTCAACTCCATCGCCGGCTATGTGCAGGGCAACGACCCCGATCGGGCGCAGAGCTTCCTGGCCCGCTTCGCCAAGCTGATGCGGGCCGTGCTGGAGAACAGCCGCGTCGCCGAAGTGGCGCTGGCCCGGGACCTGGAGGTGCTGCGGGCCTACATGGAACTGGAGCGCGTGCGTGCGCAGGGCAAGTTCAGCTACACCATCACCGTGGCGCCCGACGTGGACGCAGAGGCGGTGCTGGTGCCGCCGCTGCTGGCGCAGCCCTTCGTGGAGAACGCGATATGGCACGGGGTGGCGGGCAAGCAGGGCGAAGGGCACATCGCCGTGCACGTGGAGCGGGCCGAAGGTCAATTGCGCATCCGGGTGGAGGACGACGGGGTGGGCCGTGCGCAGCAGCGGAGCGCGGTGAGCAAGGAGAAGACCAGCCTGGGCACGGCCATCACGCGCAGCCGGCTGGACCTGGTGGAGAAGCAAAAGGGCGCCCCGGCGGGCTTCCGCTACGTGGAGGTGCCGGTGGGCACGCGGGTGGAGATCCACCTGCCGCTCGAACTGGCGGCGTGA